In Chitinophagaceae bacterium, the genomic window GTAATTATTGATACAGCGCCCATTGGGCCAGTAACCGATGCACAATTACTGGCACAGCATGTAAATACTACTTTGTATGTGGTAAGGCACGATAAAACGCCGTTTAATTTTGTAAGCATGATTGATACACTTTACCGGGAAAGAAAATTCCCTGGCATTTGTATTGTTTTTAACGGCATAAAACCAAGGGGCGTAAACTTTTTTGGCTACGGCTTTGGAGGATATGGCAACGGGTATGGCTATGGTTACGGCTACGGCTATGGTTATGGCTATGGTTACGGAAAAGATGGCGCAGGCTATTACACTACTGATGAAAAACATCCTGGCTTTAAAAATTTATGGGGCGTAGGAAAAGATATAAAAAAAATATTTAAGCGGATGTTTGGCCGAAGGTATTAGGCATTTTAAAAATGCGGTATTTAAAGTGATTTTAATAGTTCGCAATCGAAAGATTGTAACCTTGTTTGATAGTACCAGTTTGGTTATTTGAAATATTATGTACTCCTCACCGTTGCGGTTTTACTGTAACTGAGGAACAGCGAAGCTTTGGCCAGTATGAACGAAAATTTACATTGGTACGTTGTTTATACCCGTCCCCGTTGGGAAAAAAAAATTGCTGCACTGCTGCAAGATAAAGGCATTACGCACTATTGCCCCATGAATAAAGTGCACCGGCAATGGAGCGACAGGATGAAAATAGTAACCGAACCTTTATTTAAAGGCTATGTGTTTGTACAGGTTGAAGAGCGCAAAAAATGGGATATTAAACTTATTGACGGTATTGTAAATTATGTGTACTGGCAAGGTAAACCGGCAAGAGTAAGGGATGAAGAAATTATTACCATTAAAAAATTTCTGCAGGAATTTGAAAATGTAGAAGTAACCGAAACACGGCTGGCTGTAAATGATACCGTTGTAGTTACAGACGGCATTATGATGGATTATAAAGGAATTGTGCTGGAAGTATCGGGCAATAAGGCCAAAGTGCTTATCCAAAGCATTGGCATAACTTTAAGCGCAATTTTCGAAAAGAAAAAACTCATCAAGGTTGACCGGTTATGAACAACTTATAGTGTGGTTTCCATAATTCATGCAAGGCAAACAAAATTCTGTTTTATTTTTTACCTTAAAAATATTTTCTGCCACCGGCGGTATCGAAAAAGTTTGCAGGGTAGCCAGTAAAGCACTTTTTGAAATTTTTAACGGCAACCTGCAGATCTTTTGTATGCATGATAAAACCGGCGATGCATCAGGTAATAAATATTTTCCTGAAAAAATTCAAAGGTCTTTTGAAGGCAATAAAGTAAAAGCATCCTTTTCGGCAATTATAGCAGGCCGTAAAAAAGAGGTCATCGTTCTTAGCCATATCAATTTACTGCCGGTAGGCTGGGTAATAAAAAAGCTAAACCCAAAAGCAAAACTGGTTTTATTTACGCATGGCATTGAAGTGTGGCAACCCTTGAACAACCGCAAAAGAAAAATGCTGCATTGCTGCGATATGGTTTTTTCAGTGAGCAATTTTACCCGGCAAAAATTAATTGATGTGCAGGGTGCATGCCCCGCCAAATGTTTTGTACTCAATAATTGCCTCGATCCTTTTTTGGAGAGCAAAACCCATTTACAAAAACCAGTTGATTTGCTTGCAAAATACAACCTGGAGCAAACCGATATTATTATAATGACGCTTACCCGGCTTGCCATTACAGAAAGAAACAAAGGTTACGATAAAGTGATAGCAGCCATTGCATCACTTCAAAAAAAATCAGCTGCTACAATAAAATACCTCATTGCCGGAAAATATACCGGGGAGGAGAAAAATTTTATTTTTAAGCTGGCCGAAACAAATGGGGTTACGGTGATACTCACCGGATTTATTGACGATAAAGAATTGCCAGCTTATTTTGCCCTTGCCGATATGTATATTATGCCTAGCAAAAAAGAAGGCTTTGGTATTACGTTTATTGAGGCCATGTATTACGGCCTGCCGGTAATTGGCGGCAATGCCGATGGCTCTGCAGATGCACTGGATAATGGTAAATTAGGCATAATGGTTAACCCGGATAGTGTAGCAGAAATTGAATCGGCAATTGCAAAAATCATCCATACTAAAACAGCATATATACCTGCAAAAG contains:
- a CDS encoding UpxY family transcription antiterminator, producing MNENLHWYVVYTRPRWEKKIAALLQDKGITHYCPMNKVHRQWSDRMKIVTEPLFKGYVFVQVEERKKWDIKLIDGIVNYVYWQGKPARVRDEEIITIKKFLQEFENVEVTETRLAVNDTVVVTDGIMMDYKGIVLEVSGNKAKVLIQSIGITLSAIFEKKKLIKVDRL
- a CDS encoding glycosyltransferase family 4 protein — translated: MQGKQNSVLFFTLKIFSATGGIEKVCRVASKALFEIFNGNLQIFCMHDKTGDASGNKYFPEKIQRSFEGNKVKASFSAIIAGRKKEVIVLSHINLLPVGWVIKKLNPKAKLVLFTHGIEVWQPLNNRKRKMLHCCDMVFSVSNFTRQKLIDVQGACPAKCFVLNNCLDPFLESKTHLQKPVDLLAKYNLEQTDIIIMTLTRLAITERNKGYDKVIAAIASLQKKSAATIKYLIAGKYTGEEKNFIFKLAETNGVTVILTGFIDDKELPAYFALADMYIMPSKKEGFGITFIEAMYYGLPVIGGNADGSADALDNGKLGIMVNPDSVAEIESAIAKIIHTKTAYIPAKEKLMEKFGFDVYKENLKRLMHI